GTCTGCGGACGGTTGCCCTAAATTCGAAAGCAGAAAAAACCCACCGATCCCAAGTGCCAACACGATCAATCCAATGGAGACATATCGCATGGAGGGATGATCACCGGCATGTTCAGCTGGCCCATGAAAACCCTGGCGTGTTTCGTCGTCGGACACCGTTTGGAAATGCGTCTTTGAAGCGGTGCCGATTGACGTATCACCTGCTTGTCCGCCGCTAGCGATCGATTCATCCAGTCCCGACGGTGGTTTTGTAAAACCAACTTGCTGGTGGGCGGTTGATCGCACGGTGTTGCCGTCGCCATCTTGATCCAACGCCACCGTCTTCGCTGACGGATTGATGGCCGTCTGCGATGTTCCCAACCCTTGATGTTCATCCGAAGTGAATTGAACGGTGTCTTCGGGACGGGTTTTGTCGTGGCTGGCAACTGTCTTTGCCGAACGGGCATCATCAGATTGATTGTCGTGCTGATCGGAAACTCGCGTGTCCATCGTCATCGCATCCGACAACGGCGAATTTCCAGACAAGTCTGACAGCGTTGCCATTTTTTGCAGGCCGCTGCGCATGGCTTTCAGTCGATTCATCACTGCAAGCGCCGTCGGTGGTCGCTCGCTCGGAACCTTGCGAAGCAACTCATCAACAAGTTGGACGATGTCGTCGGGCAGATCCGGATCGATCATGTCCAATGGCACAGGGGCTTGATGCTTTAGCGCCTCGATGACCTCGGTGATATTCTTTCCGCGAAAGGGTGGTCGACCGCACAGCATCGCGTAGATCACACAGCCAAGCGAATACAGGTCCGAACGAACCGTAGTGCCGCCTTCGGTCGCCTGCTCCGGAGCCATGTAATCTGCGGTGCCCATGATCGAACCCGCCGCGGTCAGGTTTAACCCAAAGATCTTGCTGATCCCAAAGTCAACCAATTTGACCGTCCCGTCACTGCTGATCAAAAGGTTGGCTGGCTTGAGGTCGCGATGGATCACACCGATATCGTGCGCGTGCTTCAACGCCGAACAAATCTGAATCGCAATATCCAGCGTCTGTAGCCACGGAATCTTTTTCTGCGTGCGGATGCGATCCTGCAGCGACTCACCATCGACATATTCCATCGAATAGAACAGCAGGTCCTGTTCTTCACCAAACCCAATCAGCTTCACGATATTGGGATGGCTGAGACTTTTCAGCGTTTTGATTTCGGCATCAAAACGGCGGCGGAATCGCAGCTCATCTGAAATCTGCAACGCGATGATTTTGACGGCTACGGTCTCACCGCTTTTGGCGTGTTCGGCCATGTAAACCGCACCCATCCCGCCTTTGCCCAGCATTTTACCAACACGGTAGGGGCCTAAGTATTCAGGTAGCTTCATGGAAGCGGATAACGCAATCGATCAAGAGGCAAGATGAGGGGACCAGAGTTCCATCAACACACAATTACTGAGTTGAAGCCGGATCAGTTTAACACAGTCAAATCGAGTCGACTTGATTTGATTTCAGCAATCGGAATCCGGCAACCGGGGAATGACGACTGCAAGGCGGGCTCGATGTGGTGCCATATTCAACCGCTTGCTGAATTAGCGGCTTTGGCTCGATTCACCGAAATGGACCGAACAAGCATCGCCATCGCACCCCCCGCCTGATTTTTTCCCGGCGATGCGATAACGTCGTTTTGCGACCTGATGGTAACCCCATCGCCACAGTCGAGCGGTTCCAGGCAGGTGCAAAATCGGTGCGACAACCCACAACATCGGTAGCCGACGACTGAGATAACGCACTGCGTCGCCGCCGCCATGGCGCCGACCTTGTTGATCGACCACGAACATTTGTTCCATCATCTGGTCGTGTGTCAGGTCCGGATAGCGTTCGCGGACACGAGCATCATGAAGCGAAATGAAGCTTAAACGCCCACCACAGCAGTCCAATCGGGCCAGATTCTTCACCTGGCCGATGCAAAACTTGCAATCACCGTCATAGATCACCACATCGGAATCCGGGTGCTGATCTGGATCCGGCAGTCCGTTTTCCCCGCGAGAATTTGATTCCA
This is a stretch of genomic DNA from Stieleria sp. JC731. It encodes these proteins:
- a CDS encoding serine/threonine-protein kinase; translated protein: MKLPEYLGPYRVGKMLGKGGMGAVYMAEHAKSGETVAVKIIALQISDELRFRRRFDAEIKTLKSLSHPNIVKLIGFGEEQDLLFYSMEYVDGESLQDRIRTQKKIPWLQTLDIAIQICSALKHAHDIGVIHRDLKPANLLISSDGTVKLVDFGISKIFGLNLTAAGSIMGTADYMAPEQATEGGTTVRSDLYSLGCVIYAMLCGRPPFRGKNITEVIEALKHQAPVPLDMIDPDLPDDIVQLVDELLRKVPSERPPTALAVMNRLKAMRSGLQKMATLSDLSGNSPLSDAMTMDTRVSDQHDNQSDDARSAKTVASHDKTRPEDTVQFTSDEHQGLGTSQTAINPSAKTVALDQDGDGNTVRSTAHQQVGFTKPPSGLDESIASGGQAGDTSIGTASKTHFQTVSDDETRQGFHGPAEHAGDHPSMRYVSIGLIVLALGIGGFFLLSNLGQPSADDLIAEIESLSESDSVEQKSALERFVKLYPDHAQADFFRDRLMVYQVEAAIRRLRLRAKLRTDDGPLFETEFLKAMDLRDSDPAAAKAMLQQWIDVFNDSTMAEDDEQRELGQLAAFEIERMEAAMEESRSVTQDPKLTELLGRIEEAKGLPTDERRRLLEGILTLYEGQPWAEEALVRAKSLLDESSEPVAPTPSGPNP
- a CDS encoding thiol-disulfide oxidoreductase DCC family protein, which produces MGDVAVETSLPRVESNSRGENGLPDPDQHPDSDVVIYDGDCKFCIGQVKNLARLDCCGGRLSFISLHDARVRERYPDLTHDQMMEQMFVVDQQGRRHGGGDAVRYLSRRLPMLWVVAPILHLPGTARLWRWGYHQVAKRRYRIAGKKSGGGCDGDACSVHFGESSQSR